Proteins encoded by one window of Chondromyces crocatus:
- a CDS encoding polyprenol monophosphomannose synthase, which produces MPPRILIITPTYNERDNLAELTQSVLAAVPSAHVLVVDDASPDGTGALADALAARDPRVRALHRPAKLGLGTAYLDGFRHALSEGYDVAFEMDADLSHDPRYLPHFLEAIAQGADVVLGSRNLPGGGVEGWGPGRHILSKGGSLYARTILGVPTRDLTTGYKAFTRRALQAIDLERVRSNGYSFQIETTYRALRRGLRVVEVPIVFVDRRAGRSKMSRKIFAEAVVEVWRLRLDAARGRL; this is translated from the coding sequence ATGCCGCCCCGGATCCTCATCATCACCCCTACGTACAACGAGCGGGACAACCTGGCCGAGCTGACCCAGTCGGTGCTCGCGGCCGTGCCGAGTGCCCACGTGCTCGTCGTCGACGACGCCTCACCCGACGGCACGGGCGCGCTCGCCGACGCGCTGGCCGCCCGCGATCCACGGGTCCGGGCTCTCCATCGTCCAGCCAAGCTCGGACTGGGCACGGCCTACCTCGACGGGTTTCGTCACGCGCTCTCCGAGGGCTACGACGTGGCCTTCGAGATGGACGCGGATCTCTCACACGACCCGCGCTACCTGCCCCACTTCCTCGAAGCCATCGCCCAGGGCGCCGATGTCGTCCTCGGCTCCCGCAACCTGCCGGGCGGCGGCGTCGAAGGCTGGGGACCCGGCCGCCACATCCTCTCCAAGGGAGGCTCCCTCTATGCGCGCACGATCCTCGGGGTGCCCACGCGCGACCTCACCACGGGCTACAAGGCGTTCACCCGCCGCGCCCTCCAGGCCATCGACCTCGAGCGCGTCCGCTCCAACGGCTATTCCTTCCAGATCGAGACCACCTACCGCGCCCTGCGCCGGGGCCTGCGTGTGGTCGAGGTCCCGATCGTGTTCGTCGACCGGCGCGCTGGCCGTTCCAAGATGAGCCGCAAGATTTTCGCGGAAGCCGTCGTCGAAGTCTGGCGCCTGCGCCTGGATGCAGCGCGCGGACGCCTTTGA
- the trxA gene encoding thioredoxin: MASPNVHEFTDENFEQEVLKSPIPVLVDFTATWCGPCKQLAPIVDKIADDFKGKVKVGKLDIDDAPTTTAKYKVKSVPTIIVFEGGTQKALQSGLTTRDKLVQLLGV; encoded by the coding sequence ATGGCGAGCCCGAATGTTCATGAGTTCACCGACGAAAACTTCGAGCAAGAGGTGCTGAAGAGCCCCATTCCCGTGCTGGTGGACTTCACCGCCACGTGGTGCGGCCCCTGCAAGCAGCTGGCGCCGATCGTCGACAAGATCGCCGACGACTTCAAAGGCAAGGTCAAGGTCGGCAAGCTCGACATCGACGATGCGCCCACGACCACGGCCAAGTACAAGGTGAAGAGCGTCCCGACGATCATCGTCTTCGAGGGCGGCACCCAGAAGGCGCTGCAGTCGGGGCTGACGACGCGCGACAAGCTCGTGCAGCTCCTCGGCGTCTGA
- the gap gene encoding type I glyceraldehyde-3-phosphate dehydrogenase has protein sequence MATKIAINGFGRIGRCIVRALFERNVKDLEVVAINDLTDPKTLAHLFKYDSIHREFKAATVSSGDKHLQIGDQRIEVLALKDPAELPWKAMGVDLVLECTGLFTDKAKASAHLTAGARRVIISAPAKNHDVTVVMGVNEGEYDASKHTVISCGSCTTNCLAPVAKVMLDNFGVVHGLMTTVHSYTNDQNILDVPHRKGDLRRARAAATNMIPTSSGAAKALSEVIPSLKGKFDGQAIRVPTYDVSVVDLTIQTERPVTKDAIHAAMKAAAEGPMKGVLKYTEEQLVSGDYIGAPESSVFDATLTQVLGDRFAKIFSWYDNEWGFSNRMIDLASLVASKG, from the coding sequence ATGGCGACGAAGATCGCAATCAACGGATTTGGACGGATCGGGCGCTGCATCGTCCGGGCGCTGTTCGAGCGCAACGTCAAGGATCTGGAGGTGGTCGCGATCAACGACCTCACCGACCCGAAGACCCTCGCGCACCTCTTCAAGTACGACTCCATTCACCGCGAGTTCAAGGCGGCGACGGTGTCGAGCGGCGACAAGCACCTCCAGATCGGTGACCAGCGCATCGAGGTGCTCGCCCTGAAGGATCCGGCCGAGCTGCCGTGGAAGGCGATGGGTGTGGACCTCGTGCTGGAATGCACGGGCCTGTTCACCGACAAGGCGAAGGCCTCGGCGCACCTCACCGCCGGCGCGCGGCGGGTGATCATCAGCGCCCCCGCCAAGAACCACGACGTCACGGTGGTGATGGGCGTGAACGAGGGGGAGTACGACGCCTCGAAGCACACCGTGATCTCGTGCGGCTCCTGCACGACGAACTGTCTCGCCCCGGTGGCCAAGGTGATGCTCGACAACTTCGGCGTGGTTCACGGGCTCATGACGACCGTGCACTCGTACACGAACGATCAGAACATCCTCGACGTGCCGCACCGCAAGGGCGACCTGCGCCGGGCGCGCGCGGCGGCGACGAACATGATCCCGACCAGCTCCGGCGCCGCCAAGGCGCTGAGCGAGGTGATTCCCTCGCTGAAGGGCAAGTTCGACGGGCAGGCGATCCGCGTGCCGACCTACGACGTCTCGGTGGTGGATCTGACCATCCAGACCGAGCGCCCGGTGACCAAGGACGCAATCCACGCGGCGATGAAGGCGGCGGCCGAGGGGCCGATGAAGGGCGTGCTCAAGTACACCGAGGAGCAGCTCGTCTCCGGCGACTACATCGGCGCGCCCGAGTCGAGCGTGTTCGACGCGACGCTGACGCAGGTGCTCGGTGATCGCTTCGCCAAGATCTTCTCCTGGTACGACAACGAGTGGGGCTTCTCGAACCGGATGATCGATCTCGCCAGCCTCGTGGCGTCGAAGGGCTGA
- a CDS encoding phosphoglycerate kinase, translated as MGAGAGKAEARPGAGAVGGLAGKRVFIRVDFNVPFDKKTGEITDDARIREAIPTIKLAMEAGAKVVLASHLGRPKPGKRDLSLVPVGGRLAELTGYEVHVPEELVGDAPKKVIYDLRPGQLCLLENLRFDEGEEKDDENFAKQLAELADVYVNDAFGAVHRAHASVHALPRLMRERAAGLLLLKELRALGRLTTRPEKPYVAVLGGAKVSDKIDVVEALLGVVDTLCIGGAMANTFLAAQGKDTKKSRIEEDKLPLARTILSKAENRGVQILLPTDVIVATSLDAEAGSAVAADAIPDGAMALDIGPKTVALFGEPIRKAKTIFWNGPMGLFETPAFSKGTFELARIMSKASGFTVVGGGDSASAVKLAGEEVAKGFKHISTGGGASLELIEGRKLPGVEALRSAEGVE; from the coding sequence GTGGGGGCCGGAGCCGGTAAGGCCGAGGCGCGCCCCGGCGCTGGCGCGGTCGGTGGGCTCGCTGGAAAGCGGGTCTTCATCCGTGTCGATTTCAACGTCCCGTTCGACAAGAAGACGGGAGAAATCACCGACGACGCGCGCATCCGCGAGGCAATCCCGACCATCAAGCTCGCCATGGAAGCGGGGGCGAAGGTGGTGCTCGCGTCGCATCTCGGCCGGCCGAAGCCGGGCAAGCGCGATCTGAGCCTGGTGCCGGTGGGCGGGCGGCTCGCAGAGCTGACCGGCTACGAGGTGCACGTGCCCGAAGAGCTGGTGGGCGATGCGCCGAAGAAGGTGATCTACGACCTGCGCCCCGGCCAGCTCTGCCTCCTGGAGAACCTCCGCTTCGACGAGGGGGAGGAGAAGGACGACGAGAACTTCGCCAAGCAGCTCGCGGAGCTCGCGGACGTGTACGTGAACGACGCGTTCGGGGCCGTGCACCGCGCCCACGCTTCGGTCCATGCACTGCCGCGGCTGATGCGGGAGCGTGCCGCGGGCCTGCTTCTACTGAAGGAGCTGCGCGCGCTGGGGCGGCTCACGACGCGGCCCGAGAAGCCGTATGTCGCGGTGCTCGGCGGGGCGAAGGTCTCGGACAAGATCGACGTCGTGGAGGCGCTGCTCGGCGTGGTGGACACGCTGTGCATCGGCGGCGCGATGGCCAACACGTTCCTCGCCGCGCAGGGCAAGGACACGAAGAAGAGCCGGATCGAGGAGGACAAGCTGCCCCTCGCGCGCACCATCCTGAGCAAGGCGGAGAACCGGGGCGTGCAGATCCTGCTGCCGACCGACGTGATCGTGGCGACGAGCCTCGACGCCGAGGCGGGCTCGGCGGTAGCTGCCGACGCCATTCCGGATGGAGCGATGGCGCTCGACATCGGGCCGAAGACGGTGGCGCTGTTCGGTGAGCCCATCCGGAAGGCGAAGACGATCTTCTGGAACGGCCCGATGGGCCTCTTCGAGACGCCCGCGTTCTCCAAGGGCACGTTCGAGCTGGCCCGGATCATGAGCAAGGCATCGGGCTTCACGGTGGTGGGAGGCGGCGACAGCGCCTCGGCGGTGAAACTCGCCGGCGAGGAGGTCGCCAAGGGCTTCAAGCACATCTCGACGGGCGGTGGCGCTTCGCTGGAGCTGATCGAAGGGCGAAAGCTCCCTGGGGTCGAGGCACTCCGTTCGGCGGAGGGCGTCGAGTGA
- the tpiA gene encoding triose-phosphate isomerase: MNSARRPLIAGNWKMNAGGQEAMPLAAAVARAAKEFSKVEVVVAPPYTALAAAAHELFGENKSDVGLAAQNMHPETSGAFTGEISAGMLKESGASLVILGHSERRQLFGETDELVARKVGSAIAAELRPIVCVGETLEEREAGKTLEVVERQVRAFLDELAKQPGFGVIAYEPVWAIGTGRVASPEDAQKVHANIRGLLASASIELASVTRILYGGSVKADNAEGLLSQPDIDGALVGGASLDAAGFRKIIEAAHRVAEREEEE, from the coding sequence GTGAACTCCGCAAGGCGCCCGCTCATCGCGGGGAACTGGAAGATGAACGCCGGGGGCCAGGAGGCGATGCCGCTCGCGGCCGCCGTGGCCAGGGCCGCGAAAGAGTTCTCGAAAGTCGAGGTTGTCGTGGCGCCGCCCTACACGGCGCTCGCCGCGGCTGCCCACGAGCTGTTCGGTGAGAACAAGAGCGACGTGGGGCTCGCTGCGCAGAACATGCACCCCGAGACCTCGGGGGCCTTCACGGGCGAGATCTCGGCAGGGATGCTCAAGGAGTCGGGCGCGAGCCTGGTGATCCTGGGGCACAGCGAGCGTCGTCAGCTCTTCGGCGAGACGGACGAGCTGGTGGCGCGTAAGGTCGGGTCCGCGATCGCGGCTGAGCTGCGGCCCATCGTCTGCGTGGGCGAGACACTCGAGGAGCGCGAGGCGGGCAAGACGCTGGAAGTCGTGGAGCGCCAGGTGCGCGCGTTCCTCGACGAGCTGGCCAAGCAGCCCGGGTTCGGGGTCATCGCTTACGAACCGGTCTGGGCCATCGGGACAGGTCGGGTGGCGAGCCCGGAGGATGCGCAGAAGGTCCACGCGAACATCCGGGGGCTGCTCGCCAGCGCCTCGATCGAGCTGGCGTCCGTGACCCGGATTCTTTACGGCGGCAGTGTGAAAGCGGACAATGCCGAGGGCCTGCTGAGCCAGCCCGACATCGACGGGGCGCTGGTCGGTGGGGCCTCGCTGGATGCCGCCGGGTTCAGGAAAATCATCGAAGCTGCTCACCGGGTAGCGGAGCGCGAAGAAGAAGAGTAG
- the secG gene encoding preprotein translocase subunit SecG produces MLQTFLHIVHVFVCLFLILVVLLQQGKGGGMGSAFGGASAQVFGGRGAGNFLTRLTAICAAVFMATSMSLAYLSSAGDRELREIENRQDQ; encoded by the coding sequence ATGCTTCAGACGTTCCTCCACATCGTCCACGTATTCGTCTGCCTGTTCCTGATCCTGGTCGTGCTGTTGCAGCAGGGGAAGGGCGGCGGCATGGGCTCGGCGTTCGGCGGGGCGTCCGCCCAGGTCTTCGGTGGTCGGGGTGCGGGGAACTTCCTCACGCGCCTGACGGCCATCTGTGCCGCCGTGTTCATGGCGACGAGCATGTCGCTCGCGTACCTGTCGTCGGCAGGCGATCGCGAGCTGCGCGAAATCGAGAACCGCCAGGATCAGTAG
- a CDS encoding acyltransferase — protein sequence MRGQDRDFFVHESAVVDEPATIGEGTRIWHFCHVAAGARIGRGCVLGQNVFVAGGAVLGNGVRVQNNVSIYDGIVVEDDVFLGPSVVLTNVINPRAAVDRRASYEITRIRRGATVGANATVVCGVVIGRHAFIGAGAVVTHDVPDYALMMGVPARRAGWMSRHGQRLVAAEGDLLRCPESGHRYALLGENLRCLDLAEDAPLVDEEGRRVTGAWPYRPGTENAGKPGEG from the coding sequence ATGAGGGGCCAGGACCGAGACTTCTTCGTGCACGAGTCGGCGGTCGTGGACGAGCCGGCGACGATCGGGGAGGGGACGCGGATCTGGCACTTTTGTCATGTCGCAGCAGGCGCAAGGATCGGTCGCGGCTGTGTGCTCGGGCAGAACGTGTTCGTCGCCGGAGGCGCCGTCCTGGGGAATGGCGTGCGGGTGCAGAACAACGTGTCCATCTACGACGGCATCGTCGTGGAAGACGACGTGTTCCTCGGCCCTTCGGTGGTGCTCACCAACGTGATCAACCCGCGCGCCGCGGTCGATCGGCGTGCTTCCTATGAGATCACGCGCATCCGTCGTGGTGCGACGGTGGGGGCCAACGCGACCGTCGTCTGCGGCGTCGTCATCGGACGTCATGCCTTCATCGGGGCTGGCGCCGTCGTGACGCACGACGTCCCCGATTACGCGTTGATGATGGGCGTGCCGGCCCGGCGCGCGGGCTGGATGAGCCGACATGGCCAGCGGCTGGTCGCTGCAGAAGGTGACCTGCTGCGCTGTCCCGAGAGCGGGCATCGCTATGCGCTGCTCGGGGAGAACCTGCGCTGCCTCGATCTCGCCGAGGATGCGCCCCTGGTCGATGAGGAGGGGAGGCGTGTCACGGGCGCGTGGCCTTACCGGCCTGGAACAGAGAACGCAGGAAAGCCAGGTGAGGGATGA
- a CDS encoding DegT/DnrJ/EryC1/StrS family aminotransferase gives MKEIPFFDRTRIDAPLERELTEVFQRVLRSGRYILGREVDAFEAECASFLGVPHVVGVSSGTDALIVALLALGIGPGDEVICPAFTFAATALAVARVGARLVFADVLPGSLVLDPASVAGVISPRTRAILPVHLFGRCAPMDVLRALAAPRGIALIEDAAQAFGADLGGARAGTLGDVGCFSLFPTKNLGGFGDGGLVTTADPAFAAKARTLRAQGARHKYRHELIGGNFRLDALQAALVRKVLPTLEDRLALRRTCAARYDELLGDSERPLSLPERAPGHTYNQYVVRVGDGLRDSLRTFLGAHGIGTEVYYPLPLHLQPCFSSLGAGEGSLPVSETACHETLALPVFPGLSASEIEHVAAMVDAFPGWPAR, from the coding sequence ATGAAGGAGATCCCCTTCTTCGATCGCACCCGGATCGACGCTCCGCTCGAACGGGAGCTGACCGAGGTGTTCCAGCGGGTGCTCCGTTCGGGCCGCTACATCCTGGGCCGAGAGGTGGACGCCTTCGAGGCCGAGTGCGCGTCGTTTCTCGGAGTTCCTCACGTGGTCGGGGTCTCCTCGGGGACCGATGCCTTGATCGTCGCGCTGCTCGCGCTGGGGATCGGTCCGGGAGACGAGGTGATCTGCCCCGCGTTCACGTTCGCCGCTACCGCACTGGCGGTTGCACGCGTCGGGGCGCGGCTCGTGTTCGCAGATGTTCTCCCGGGCTCCCTCGTGCTCGATCCGGCGTCGGTTGCGGGCGTGATCTCGCCCCGCACACGAGCGATCCTGCCCGTCCATCTCTTCGGTCGCTGTGCTCCGATGGATGTGCTGCGCGCGCTCGCGGCACCCCGCGGAATTGCCTTGATCGAGGACGCCGCGCAGGCGTTTGGTGCCGATCTCGGCGGCGCTCGCGCCGGGACGCTGGGGGACGTGGGGTGCTTCTCGCTGTTTCCCACCAAGAACCTTGGAGGCTTTGGCGACGGCGGGCTCGTCACCACGGCCGATCCGGCCTTCGCCGCGAAGGCGAGGACCCTGCGTGCCCAGGGCGCACGCCACAAGTACCGGCACGAGCTGATCGGTGGCAATTTTCGCCTCGATGCGCTCCAGGCTGCCCTCGTGCGCAAGGTGCTCCCGACGCTGGAAGATCGCCTCGCCCTGAGGCGTACCTGCGCCGCGCGTTACGACGAACTCCTCGGTGATTCAGAGCGACCGCTGTCGCTGCCCGAGCGAGCACCAGGACACACGTACAACCAGTACGTCGTCCGGGTGGGTGATGGGCTCCGCGACTCCCTGCGCACCTTTCTCGGAGCGCACGGCATCGGAACGGAGGTGTACTACCCACTTCCCCTTCACCTCCAGCCTTGCTTCTCCAGCCTGGGGGCAGGAGAGGGGAGCCTCCCCGTCTCCGAGACGGCCTGCCACGAGACGCTCGCGCTGCCCGTATTCCCTGGGCTCTCCGCGAGCGAGATCGAGCACGTTGCCGCGATGGTCGACGCCTTCCCCGGCTGGCCTGCGCGCTGA
- a CDS encoding ABC transporter substrate-binding protein has product MTHAGISDRRTFLAAALLIPGSSMLSGCRGEASDASGNPEPLPDVSLPPPAVDGAEEGRRHAGARLTYYAESVGVGAAIDRALCARFTADTGIRVNVVPRPRDATETYAGYQRLFQAHSADVDVVTLDVIWPGAFASHLLDLAPALGAVAAEHLEAITHNNTVRGRLVAMPWFTDFGMLYYRTDLLEKYGYAAPPTTWDELEQMALRIQAGERTSSRMFNGFVWQGKAYEGLTCNALEWIVSHGGGHLLENHAPTINNPHAARALTRARSWIRAISPAGVTAYEEEDARNVFQGGNAAFLRSWPYVYAAASAEGSRIQGRFDVAPLPHEPGQQSASTAGGWQIAISKYTRNEEASLSLLRYMVSPGVQRFRALAGGYIPTLSAVQRAPEVARKLPFLARLTGMTLVARPSSDAGPRYNEISIAFYQGVSKALHGTEPDEALRQIEQRMRRALR; this is encoded by the coding sequence ATGACGCATGCTGGCATCTCGGATCGGCGCACTTTCCTCGCGGCTGCGCTCCTGATTCCGGGCTCATCCATGCTCTCCGGATGTCGGGGTGAGGCGAGCGACGCCTCGGGAAACCCCGAACCGTTGCCGGATGTTTCGCTGCCTCCTCCAGCAGTCGACGGTGCAGAAGAAGGGCGTCGCCATGCAGGTGCCAGGCTCACCTACTATGCCGAGTCCGTAGGGGTAGGCGCTGCCATCGATCGAGCACTCTGCGCACGGTTCACGGCGGACACGGGCATCCGCGTCAACGTCGTCCCTCGACCCCGCGACGCCACGGAGACCTATGCCGGATACCAGCGGCTGTTCCAGGCGCACTCCGCGGATGTCGACGTGGTGACCCTCGACGTCATCTGGCCTGGCGCCTTCGCGTCCCACCTGCTGGATCTCGCCCCCGCCCTGGGAGCTGTCGCTGCTGAGCACCTGGAGGCCATCACCCACAACAACACCGTTCGAGGCCGGCTCGTGGCCATGCCCTGGTTCACCGACTTCGGCATGCTCTACTACAGGACCGATCTGCTCGAGAAATACGGGTACGCGGCCCCGCCGACCACGTGGGACGAACTGGAGCAGATGGCGCTGCGCATCCAGGCCGGCGAGCGTACCTCGTCGCGGATGTTCAACGGCTTCGTGTGGCAAGGCAAAGCGTACGAGGGGCTCACCTGCAACGCCCTGGAGTGGATCGTCTCGCATGGTGGTGGCCATCTGCTCGAGAACCACGCGCCAACGATCAACAACCCGCACGCCGCCCGCGCGCTCACCCGTGCGCGCTCCTGGATCCGTGCGATCTCTCCAGCTGGCGTCACCGCCTACGAAGAGGAGGACGCACGTAACGTATTCCAGGGGGGAAACGCCGCGTTCCTGCGCAGCTGGCCCTACGTCTACGCAGCAGCCAGCGCGGAAGGATCTCGCATCCAGGGGCGCTTTGACGTCGCCCCCTTGCCTCACGAGCCTGGCCAGCAGAGCGCCTCCACGGCAGGCGGATGGCAGATCGCCATCTCGAAGTACACCCGGAACGAGGAGGCATCCCTCTCGCTGCTTCGCTACATGGTCAGTCCCGGTGTGCAGCGTTTTCGCGCGCTCGCTGGGGGCTACATCCCGACCCTCTCGGCGGTGCAGCGCGCCCCCGAGGTGGCTCGAAAGCTCCCGTTCCTGGCGCGACTGACGGGAATGACGCTGGTGGCCCGGCCGTCGAGCGATGCGGGGCCGCGTTACAACGAGATCTCCATCGCGTTCTACCAGGGCGTGAGCAAGGCCCTGCACGGCACGGAGCCTGACGAGGCCTTGCGTCAAATCGAGCAGCGGATGCGGCGAGCACTGCGCTGA
- a CDS encoding carbohydrate ABC transporter permease, translated as MSAIESTEQHGMTGALSRRRARWAWVFLSPALVVIAFVALYPLARTFWLSLTDTRLGSEDPPRFIGFRNYADLLQDGFFLDAMLLTILFTVITVTLELVLGLAVALLVNSRFKGRSAVRAAMLVPWAIPTAISAQMWKWMYNDVYGVFNEVLVNRLAVISEPLAFIADETTSLPAVILVDVWKATPFMALLLLAGLQLIPPDLYEAARIDGATRLQIFTRITLPLLKPALLVALIFRTLDALRVFDVFFVMFGSRPDMQTMATYAQEILVSISDVGYGSALSMAIFLVIAVFIGLYVIAFRRENT; from the coding sequence ATGAGCGCCATCGAGAGCACGGAGCAGCACGGCATGACGGGAGCCCTCTCGCGCCGCCGCGCCCGCTGGGCCTGGGTCTTCCTCTCCCCCGCCCTCGTCGTGATCGCCTTCGTCGCCCTGTACCCGCTCGCACGCACCTTCTGGTTGAGCCTCACCGATACCCGCCTCGGCAGCGAAGACCCCCCTCGCTTCATCGGGTTTCGCAATTACGCGGATCTGCTCCAGGACGGCTTCTTTCTCGACGCGATGCTGCTGACGATCCTGTTCACCGTCATCACCGTGACGCTGGAGCTCGTCCTCGGTCTCGCCGTCGCCTTGCTGGTGAACTCGCGTTTCAAAGGCCGCTCCGCAGTGCGTGCCGCGATGCTCGTCCCGTGGGCGATCCCCACCGCGATCTCGGCACAGATGTGGAAGTGGATGTACAACGATGTCTACGGCGTCTTCAACGAGGTGCTCGTCAACCGCCTCGCTGTCATCTCCGAGCCACTCGCCTTCATCGCGGACGAGACGACATCGCTGCCAGCCGTGATCTTGGTCGACGTCTGGAAGGCGACGCCGTTCATGGCGCTTCTCCTTCTTGCAGGTCTCCAGCTCATCCCGCCTGATCTCTACGAAGCTGCACGCATCGACGGAGCGACCCGCCTCCAGATTTTCACCCGGATCACGCTCCCCTTGCTGAAGCCTGCCCTGCTCGTCGCCCTCATCTTTCGTACGCTCGATGCGCTGCGCGTCTTCGACGTCTTCTTCGTGATGTTCGGGAGCCGCCCCGACATGCAGACGATGGCCACCTATGCTCAGGAGATCCTGGTGAGCATCTCGGACGTTGGCTACGGGTCGGCGCTTTCGATGGCGATCTTCCTGGTGATTGCCGTCTTCATCGGGCTCTACGTCATCGCGTTTCGCCGGGAGAACACCTGA
- a CDS encoding carbohydrate ABC transporter permease — MLSTLLRRVGLGVLVAAFLLFTVFPFFWAFLSSIKPSEELFATPLRFWPERPTVENYRLVLGNGDFLRAALNSVVVALSVTALSIAVGALAAFSLCRFRFRGRSVVLYAVLAMTLFPQIAVLGALFQLVNLLGLFNQLPALTLTYLIFTLPFTVWVLTSFLEAIPVEVEEAAYMDGATPFQVFTRIMLPLSTPGMVTTGLLSFIAAWNELLFALSFTQTPDKRTVTYAILSFSATTSSAYEIPWGQMMAASVLVTAPLLALALGFQRRILAGLTAGAVKG; from the coding sequence ATGCTTTCCACGCTGTTGCGTCGAGTGGGGCTTGGTGTGCTCGTCGCAGCGTTTCTGCTCTTCACGGTGTTCCCGTTCTTCTGGGCGTTTCTCTCGTCCATCAAGCCGAGCGAAGAGCTCTTTGCCACCCCGCTCCGCTTCTGGCCTGAGCGACCCACCGTGGAGAACTACCGACTGGTCCTTGGGAATGGAGACTTCCTGCGCGCGGCGCTGAACAGCGTCGTCGTCGCCCTCTCGGTGACGGCCCTCTCCATCGCTGTGGGAGCCCTGGCGGCCTTCTCCCTCTGCAGGTTCCGCTTCAGGGGACGGAGTGTCGTCCTCTACGCCGTGCTGGCCATGACGCTCTTTCCCCAGATCGCCGTGCTGGGCGCCTTGTTTCAGCTCGTCAACCTGCTGGGACTTTTCAACCAGCTACCAGCGCTCACGCTCACGTACCTGATCTTCACGCTGCCCTTCACGGTCTGGGTCCTGACCAGCTTTCTCGAAGCCATCCCGGTGGAGGTGGAGGAAGCCGCGTACATGGATGGGGCGACGCCGTTCCAGGTCTTCACCCGGATCATGCTGCCTCTCTCGACACCGGGGATGGTGACCACTGGCTTGCTTTCCTTCATCGCTGCATGGAACGAGCTGCTCTTCGCGCTCTCGTTCACGCAGACCCCCGACAAGCGCACCGTCACCTATGCGATCCTGTCCTTCTCGGCGACCACCAGCTCGGCGTACGAGATCCCCTGGGGCCAGATGATGGCTGCCTCGGTGCTCGTGACGGCACCGCTGCTGGCGCTGGCCTTGGGGTTCCAGCGCCGCATCCTTGCGGGGCTCACGGCGGGGGCCGTGAAGGGATGA
- a CDS encoding 2Fe-2S iron-sulfur cluster-binding protein: MATVRFNAHGRTWDVEVPVGTSVLGAAKQVEAPEGDACGGVCGCSTCHVYVLKGRELLSEAEEDEEDIMDKAFDVRANSRLGCQARIEKDGVLEVEITRESLDAYYNEHPQAVDPRKTR; encoded by the coding sequence ATGGCAACGGTGCGATTCAACGCGCATGGGCGCACCTGGGACGTCGAGGTGCCGGTGGGAACGTCGGTCCTCGGCGCGGCGAAGCAGGTGGAAGCGCCCGAGGGCGATGCCTGTGGAGGGGTGTGCGGGTGTTCCACCTGCCACGTCTACGTGCTCAAGGGGCGCGAGCTGCTGAGCGAGGCCGAAGAAGACGAAGAAGACATCATGGACAAGGCCTTCGACGTGCGCGCGAACAGCCGGCTGGGCTGCCAGGCGCGCATCGAGAAGGACGGCGTGCTCGAGGTGGAGATCACACGAGAGAGCCTGGACGCTTACTACAATGAGCACCCTCAGGCCGTTGATCCGCGCAAGACGCGGTAG